In Caldicellulosiruptor morganii, the following proteins share a genomic window:
- a CDS encoding ABC transporter permease subunit, which yields MLLYTEIQKILKSKKFFIALIITIGLNLFYCWFVYNEENKSIESTKQYIAYTEKQIKELQQKLKKEKDDMKKRLYLEQINELNRIIQKEKLKMQYASNPKKEIEERARYYKMRYEISQKAGDYKELEINKVNYQILNENIKRKKYYSVGRQFDGWTYLLSQSYGIAFFIIIVLALLIGSGIVSDEYREGTAKILKTMPVKRSNIILSKFIATVLTVSALVIGIQIVFFIVLNLITDSFKYYDVYCNWISKYKVIGFKIYPVSDGVKLLNLLECSLLQLLTEIILILAISGAIMFFSTIFENGAFASISFFAIIIAISIFRQKILILKRPILKLLSLIFPWELSMVYTNSLPGEIEWIYASFYIVIGLNLLMTVIFVIASMKIFEHREKVL from the coding sequence TTGTTATTGTATACTGAAATCCAAAAAATTCTCAAAAGCAAAAAATTTTTTATTGCCTTAATAATCACAATTGGTCTCAATCTTTTTTATTGCTGGTTTGTGTATAATGAAGAGAATAAAAGTATTGAGTCTACAAAGCAATATATTGCATATACAGAAAAACAGATAAAGGAATTGCAGCAGAAATTAAAAAAAGAAAAAGACGACATGAAGAAAAGATTGTATCTGGAACAAATTAATGAATTGAATAGAATTATTCAAAAGGAAAAATTAAAAATGCAGTATGCTTCTAATCCTAAGAAGGAAATAGAAGAAAGAGCCCGATATTACAAGATGAGGTATGAAATTTCTCAGAAAGCTGGTGACTATAAAGAGCTTGAAATTAATAAGGTAAATTATCAGATTTTAAATGAAAATATAAAGAGGAAAAAGTATTACAGTGTTGGTAGACAATTTGATGGATGGACTTATTTACTTAGTCAATCGTACGGAATAGCATTTTTTATAATTATTGTTTTAGCTTTACTTATTGGAAGTGGTATAGTTTCAGATGAATATAGGGAAGGGACAGCGAAGATTTTAAAAACTATGCCTGTGAAAAGAAGTAATATTATTTTAAGCAAATTTATTGCAACTGTTTTGACTGTGTCCGCATTGGTCATTGGTATACAAATTGTATTTTTCATAGTTTTAAATCTTATAACAGATTCTTTTAAATACTACGATGTGTATTGTAACTGGATTTCTAAATATAAGGTGATAGGTTTTAAGATATATCCTGTTTCAGATGGTGTAAAATTGTTGAACTTACTTGAATGTAGTTTATTACAATTATTAACCGAAATTATTCTTATATTGGCTATATCGGGAGCTATCATGTTTTTCTCCACGATATTTGAAAACGGTGCATTTGCAAGTATTAGCTTTTTTGCAATAATAATAGCTATAAGTATTTTTCGTCAAAAGATACTTATTCTTAAAAGACCTATATTAAAGTTGTTGTCGTTAATATTCCCTTGGGAACTATCGATGGTATATACAAATTCATTACCAGGAGAAATAGAATGGATTTATGCTTCATTCTATATTGTAATAGGGTTAAATTTATTGATGACAGTTATTTTTGTAATAGCTTCAATGAAAATATTTGAACATAGGGAAAAGGTATTATAA
- a CDS encoding ABC transporter ATP-binding protein, which yields MAENQVEMIIKVTDVYKKIGNSQILKEINFSIGKGEIVGLVGPNGAGKSTLMKILAGLWAPKPKGECYILGCDVTKEKERIEVLRRASFFIETPALYSKLSGYDNIELYSKLKYGSTFNVKDEINRLAPFFELENNMLKRKAKAYSLGTKQKVGLLQMFIGNPEVLILDEPFNGLDPTVTIKVKELLKTRWRENNITVLISSHILSDIEELCSRIIFIKNGSIILDKNKEELLKSNTVVIFHFTEKEHVDLACRLIKEKLPHVSVETQFNNSIKIHNISSYEDIFNLLQNEGIKVRDIEEQRMSLVDFYKQLYLQ from the coding sequence TTGGCTGAAAATCAAGTGGAAATGATAATAAAAGTAACTGATGTGTACAAGAAAATTGGAAACTCTCAAATTCTAAAAGAAATAAACTTTTCAATAGGAAAAGGAGAAATTGTTGGTCTTGTAGGACCAAATGGTGCTGGCAAAAGCACATTAATGAAAATACTGGCAGGTTTGTGGGCACCAAAACCAAAAGGGGAATGTTATATTTTGGGATGTGATGTAACTAAGGAAAAGGAAAGAATTGAGGTATTAAGAAGAGCATCATTTTTTATTGAAACACCAGCACTGTACAGTAAACTCAGCGGTTATGATAATATAGAATTATACTCTAAACTAAAATATGGGAGTACCTTTAACGTTAAAGATGAGATTAACAGGTTAGCACCATTTTTTGAATTGGAAAATAATATGTTAAAAAGAAAGGCAAAAGCTTATTCGCTGGGAACAAAACAAAAGGTTGGTTTGCTTCAAATGTTCATTGGCAACCCTGAAGTGTTGATATTGGACGAACCTTTTAATGGATTGGATCCAACTGTTACAATTAAAGTTAAAGAGCTTTTGAAAACGCGATGGAGAGAAAATAACATAACTGTTTTAATCTCATCACATATATTGAGTGATATAGAAGAATTGTGTTCAAGAATTATTTTTATAAAAAATGGTTCTATAATATTGGATAAAAATAAGGAAGAACTGTTAAAAAGCAATACAGTGGTAATTTTTCATTTTACCGAAAAGGAGCATGTTGATTTAGCGTGTAGGTTAATAAAGGAAAAATTACCGCATGTATCTGTGGAAACTCAGTTTAATAACTCGATAAAAATTCATAATATCAGTTCTTATGAAGATATTTTTAATTTATTACAGAATGAGGGTATAAAAGTTAGAGATATAGAAGAACAAAGGATGAGTTTAGTAGATTTTTACAAACAACTTTATTTACAATAA
- the eno gene encoding phosphopyruvate hydratase, giving the protein MKVDLSITAVRAREILDSRGNPTVEVEVVVNDEFVGRAAVPSGASTGMFEAVELRDGDKKRYMGKGVLKAVENVNEVIAPEIIGMNALNQVEIDRLMIELDGTENKSKLGANAILGVSLAVAKAAANALGLPLYQYIGGVNAKYLPVPMMNILNGGKHADNSVDLQEFMIMPVGAKSFSEALRMCAETFHHLRNVLKARGYNTTVGDEGGFAPNLKSNEEPLEVIVEAIEKAGYTPGKDIAIALDPATSELYNEEDGKYHFEREGKVRTKEEMVEFWVKLVEKYPIVSIEDGVAEEDWEGWKMLTEALGNKIQLVGDDLFVTNTKRLAKGIELGVANSILIKLNQIGTLTETLEAIEMANRAGYTAVVSHRSGETEDTTIADLVVAVNAGQIKTGAPSRTDRVAKYNQLLRIEEELGSIAVYPGMNAFFNLKKK; this is encoded by the coding sequence ATGAAGGTTGACCTTTCGATTACAGCTGTAAGAGCAAGAGAGATACTTGATTCAAGAGGAAATCCAACCGTTGAAGTAGAAGTTGTTGTAAATGATGAATTTGTAGGTAGAGCTGCTGTTCCATCAGGTGCGTCCACAGGTATGTTTGAGGCTGTTGAGCTCAGAGATGGTGATAAAAAAAGATATATGGGTAAAGGGGTTCTCAAGGCAGTTGAAAATGTAAATGAGGTTATTGCACCAGAGATTATTGGAATGAATGCTCTAAACCAGGTTGAGATTGACAGGCTTATGATTGAGCTTGATGGAACAGAGAATAAGAGCAAGCTTGGTGCAAACGCAATTCTGGGTGTATCCCTGGCAGTTGCCAAAGCTGCCGCAAATGCATTGGGACTTCCACTTTACCAGTATATAGGCGGTGTCAATGCAAAATATTTACCAGTTCCTATGATGAATATCCTAAACGGCGGTAAACATGCTGACAATTCAGTTGACCTGCAGGAATTCATGATAATGCCGGTTGGTGCAAAGTCTTTCAGCGAAGCACTTAGAATGTGTGCCGAAACATTCCATCACTTGAGAAATGTGCTCAAAGCAAGAGGTTATAATACAACAGTTGGTGATGAGGGAGGTTTTGCACCCAACCTGAAATCTAACGAAGAACCATTGGAAGTAATTGTGGAAGCAATTGAAAAAGCTGGTTATACTCCTGGCAAAGATATTGCAATTGCGCTTGATCCTGCAACATCTGAGCTCTACAATGAAGAAGATGGAAAGTATCATTTTGAAAGAGAAGGTAAAGTTAGAACAAAAGAAGAGATGGTAGAGTTCTGGGTAAAACTTGTTGAAAAGTACCCGATTGTATCAATTGAAGATGGCGTTGCGGAAGAGGACTGGGAAGGCTGGAAGATGCTCACTGAAGCTCTTGGCAACAAGATTCAGCTTGTTGGTGATGATTTATTTGTTACAAACACAAAGAGGCTTGCAAAGGGAATTGAGCTTGGCGTTGCAAACTCAATATTAATTAAACTTAACCAGATAGGAACACTCACAGAAACTTTGGAAGCAATTGAGATGGCAAACAGAGCAGGTTACACCGCTGTTGTATCCCACAGATCAGGCGAGACAGAAGATACAACGATTGCTGACCTTGTTGTTGCAGTAAATGCAGGGCAGATTAAGACAGGTGCACCGTCAAGAACAGATAGAGTAGCAAAATACAATCAGCTCCTGAGAATAGAAGAAGAGCTTGGCAGCATTGCAGTATATCCAGGCATGAATGCATTCTTTAACTTGAAGAAAAAATAA
- the uxaC gene encoding glucuronate isomerase: MKKFMDEDFLLNNQTAKFLYEKYAKDMPIIDFHCHLSPKEIYENKRFKNITEVWLGGDHYKWRLMRANGINERYITGDADDYEKFLAWAKTIPMAIGNPIYHWTHLELRRYFGTDEILNEKSAPIIWEKTNKVLKELGARDIILRSNVEIICTTDDPVDTLEYHLKLKEDKDFNVKVYPTFRPDKGLNIERETFIPWVEKLGETCGNKIETYDEFLNALKSRAEFFHSVGCRASDHAIDDMVFADASFDEAADIFKKALKGEKLTEIEVAKYKTYTLRFLGKIYSSLGWAMQLHINALRNNNTRMFNILGPDTGYDSINDGHIAFALVKFLDSLEKEDSLPKTILYSLNPKDNYVLATIMGSFQDGSIPGKMQLGAAWWFNDSKDGNLQQMKDLANLGLLSRFVGMVTDSRSFLSYARHEYFRRLLCNLIGEWVENGEYPYDLETLGRIVQGICYYNAKEYFGF; this comes from the coding sequence ATGAAAAAATTTATGGATGAGGATTTTCTATTGAATAACCAAACTGCTAAATTCCTTTACGAAAAGTATGCAAAGGATATGCCTATTATTGACTTTCATTGTCATTTAAGTCCCAAAGAAATTTATGAAAACAAGAGATTTAAAAACATAACTGAGGTCTGGCTTGGAGGAGACCATTACAAATGGAGGCTTATGAGGGCAAATGGCATTAATGAGAGGTATATAACAGGAGATGCAGATGATTATGAAAAATTCCTTGCGTGGGCAAAGACCATCCCAATGGCAATAGGAAACCCAATTTATCATTGGACACATTTAGAACTTAGAAGATATTTTGGAACAGATGAGATATTGAATGAAAAATCTGCACCTATCATTTGGGAAAAGACAAACAAAGTTCTAAAAGAGCTCGGTGCAAGGGATATAATTTTGAGGTCAAATGTAGAAATAATCTGCACAACAGATGACCCTGTTGATACACTTGAGTATCATTTAAAACTGAAAGAAGATAAAGATTTTAATGTAAAGGTTTATCCTACTTTCAGACCTGACAAAGGCTTGAACATCGAAAGAGAAACCTTTATCCCGTGGGTAGAAAAGCTTGGAGAAACTTGCGGGAATAAGATAGAAACCTATGATGAGTTTTTAAATGCCTTAAAATCAAGAGCAGAGTTTTTCCACTCTGTGGGGTGTCGTGCTTCTGATCATGCTATTGATGATATGGTTTTTGCCGATGCGTCTTTTGATGAAGCAGCTGATATTTTCAAAAAAGCTTTAAAAGGTGAGAAACTTACAGAAATTGAAGTTGCAAAATATAAAACGTATACATTGAGATTCTTAGGGAAAATTTATTCAAGTCTTGGCTGGGCAATGCAGCTTCATATAAATGCCCTGAGAAACAACAATACAAGAATGTTCAATATTCTGGGACCTGACACAGGGTATGATTCAATAAACGACGGTCATATAGCCTTTGCACTTGTCAAATTCTTAGATTCATTGGAGAAAGAAGATTCCCTGCCCAAGACAATTCTGTATTCTTTAAATCCAAAAGACAACTATGTTCTTGCAACAATTATGGGATCTTTCCAGGATGGTAGCATTCCTGGCAAAATGCAGCTTGGTGCAGCTTGGTGGTTCAATGATAGCAAAGATGGCAACCTTCAGCAGATGAAAGACCTTGCAAATCTTGGGCTCTTGAGTCGATTTGTCGGAATGGTAACAGACTCTCGAAGCTTTTTGTCATATGCAAGACACGAATATTTTAGAAGACTTCTTTGCAATTTGATTGGCGAGTGGGTAGAAAACGGTGAATATCCATATGATTTGGAGACACTTGGTAGAATAGTTCAGGGCATTTGTTATTATAATGCAAAAGAGTATTTTGGGTTTTAA
- a CDS encoding DUF6364 family protein, producing the protein MREYQNITLSLSKELIQKVKHIAVERNTSISALLTSLLEELVNREESYQKVYLQNLNLLEEGFNLGTGGAITWRREDLYERK; encoded by the coding sequence ATGCGTGAATATCAGAACATTACTTTATCTCTTTCCAAGGAACTTATTCAAAAGGTAAAGCATATTGCTGTTGAAAGGAATACATCCATTTCTGCGCTGCTTACAAGCTTATTGGAAGAGCTTGTAAATAGGGAAGAGTCATATCAAAAGGTTTATCTGCAGAATCTTAATCTTTTAGAAGAAGGATTTAACCTTGGAACAGGTGGAGCAATCACTTGGAGGAGAGAAGATTTATATGAAAGAAAATAA